The following proteins come from a genomic window of Candidatus Hydrogenedentota bacterium:
- a CDS encoding Gfo/Idh/MocA family oxidoreductase, with protein sequence MADQHRRKDLPAASSPQPSLTRRRFIQGGAALAALSAMPIHGQSVKRAVANEKLNMAFIGVGWQGKYNLEVFLQDRDVQVVAVCDVFEEGPYMGRGVAGRETARKMVNDYYEHQGRPEDGCAAYIDFREMLDARDDIDAVVITTPDHIHAVAALAAIEKGKHVFCEKPLAHSLKEVRVMTEAARAAGIATQMGNWGHARDDIRQLCEWIWDDAIGDVKEVHIWTTRPGGWWPYGIDRPEDQPPVPDTLDWDLWLGPAAYRPYHSAYLPFIWRGWWDFGAGALGDMGCHLLDPVVWALRLGRPETVEASSARLPSKATPHAVELPKGTVHPETTTAAALVRWEFPAREGMSPVVVHWYDGGLMPPRPDELKDGRKMGDGDGGVLFVGDKGKLICGCYGSNPQLLPDERMRKYKTPPPTIPRSIGHYKEWVRACKGGEPAAANFDYTGPLTEIVQLGVAAIRSDRKLHWDGDALAFPNAPDAEYLINSHFREGWSL encoded by the coding sequence ATGGCAGATCAACACCGGAGGAAGGACTTGCCCGCAGCATCTTCTCCTCAACCTTCCCTAACACGACGCCGCTTTATTCAAGGAGGAGCCGCCTTAGCCGCTTTATCCGCAATGCCTATTCATGGTCAATCGGTTAAAAGGGCTGTCGCCAATGAAAAACTAAACATGGCGTTTATCGGCGTAGGCTGGCAGGGTAAATATAACCTTGAAGTCTTCCTGCAAGACCGCGATGTTCAGGTTGTAGCTGTTTGTGATGTATTTGAAGAAGGTCCCTATATGGGCCGCGGTGTTGCCGGCCGAGAAACTGCCCGAAAAATGGTCAATGACTATTATGAGCACCAAGGGCGTCCGGAAGATGGCTGTGCCGCTTATATAGATTTTCGTGAAATGTTGGATGCCCGCGATGACATTGACGCAGTGGTTATCACTACGCCCGATCATATCCACGCCGTGGCTGCCTTGGCGGCTATCGAAAAAGGCAAGCACGTTTTTTGTGAAAAGCCTTTGGCACATTCGCTCAAAGAAGTGCGGGTGATGACCGAAGCGGCACGGGCTGCAGGCATTGCCACACAAATGGGTAATTGGGGGCACGCCCGCGATGATATCCGCCAACTCTGCGAATGGATTTGGGATGATGCCATTGGCGACGTGAAAGAGGTTCATATCTGGACGACACGCCCCGGCGGATGGTGGCCCTATGGTATTGACCGCCCTGAAGATCAACCGCCTGTTCCCGATACCTTGGATTGGGATCTGTGGCTGGGTCCGGCTGCCTATCGTCCTTACCATTCCGCTTACCTGCCGTTTATCTGGCGGGGATGGTGGGATTTCGGCGCCGGCGCACTCGGCGACATGGGCTGTCATCTCTTGGATCCCGTTGTCTGGGCGCTCCGTCTGGGCCGACCCGAAACCGTCGAAGCCAGTTCTGCGCGGCTTCCGTCGAAAGCTACTCCCCATGCCGTGGAGCTGCCCAAAGGTACCGTTCATCCGGAAACCACAACAGCCGCCGCGCTCGTACGCTGGGAGTTCCCCGCCCGAGAGGGTATGTCTCCTGTGGTGGTTCATTGGTATGACGGCGGCTTGATGCCGCCCCGTCCTGATGAATTGAAAGATGGGCGGAAAATGGGGGATGGCGATGGCGGCGTCCTCTTTGTCGGCGATAAAGGAAAATTAATCTGCGGTTGCTACGGCAGTAATCCCCAATTACTTCCTGATGAGCGCATGCGCAAATACAAAACGCCGCCCCCAACGATTCCCCGTTCTATCGGGCATTATAAAGAATGGGTTCGCGCCTGCAAGGGCGGCGAGCCGGCAGCGGCCAATTTTGACTATACCGGGCCGTTAACCGAAATTGTGCAATTGGGCGTTGCTGCCATTCGCAGCGACCGTAAATTGCATTGGGACGGGGACGCATTGGCCTTCCCCAACGCACCGGATGCGGAATACTTAATTAACAGTCATTTCCGAGAAGGGTGGTCTTTATAA
- a CDS encoding Gfo/Idh/MocA family oxidoreductase, which yields MKLKWAVLGSGGIAQRRTIPEGIVQANNAVLTAVYDINQDVNADVAARFDAKACTNEEELLTSDADVIYIATPAVDHCEQICRAADAGKHVFCEKPLAMTLAECDQALAHCKERDVKLGIGFMMRFHAQHQEALALIKEGRLGTLVLGRAQLSCWYPPIEGAWRQDLTTGGGGSLMDMGGHCIDLLEMFLGSAVNVQCITGNLVHNYTVEDTAVVLLEFESGAKAVVDCLFNVPDTASLNRLELYGSLGSILAEGTIGQGESGHMVARLQSDSRDYEADQSRDAQGGEMLVRPEPVNMYRAEVEAFSQAILDNTDIPVSGEDGRHSQVILKACYESAVIGRRIDLIF from the coding sequence ATGAAATTAAAATGGGCCGTACTCGGTTCCGGAGGTATTGCGCAGCGCCGTACCATTCCTGAAGGTATTGTTCAAGCTAACAATGCCGTCTTAACCGCAGTCTATGATATCAATCAAGACGTGAACGCTGACGTGGCAGCGCGCTTCGACGCAAAGGCGTGTACCAATGAAGAAGAGCTCTTGACATCCGATGCAGATGTGATTTACATCGCCACGCCCGCGGTCGACCATTGCGAACAAATATGCCGTGCCGCAGATGCAGGCAAGCACGTGTTTTGTGAAAAGCCTTTGGCGATGACCCTTGCCGAATGCGATCAAGCCTTGGCACACTGTAAGGAGCGGGACGTAAAGCTGGGCATTGGTTTCATGATGCGCTTTCATGCCCAGCACCAAGAAGCCCTTGCCCTCATAAAGGAGGGACGCTTGGGTACGCTTGTGCTCGGTCGAGCCCAGCTGTCCTGTTGGTATCCGCCTATAGAAGGCGCGTGGCGTCAAGATCTCACCACCGGCGGGGGCGGCAGCCTGATGGATATGGGTGGTCATTGCATTGACTTGTTGGAAATGTTCTTGGGAAGTGCCGTCAACGTGCAGTGCATCACAGGCAATCTCGTACACAACTACACTGTGGAAGATACGGCAGTGGTACTCTTAGAATTTGAATCCGGGGCGAAAGCCGTGGTGGATTGCCTCTTCAACGTGCCCGATACAGCCTCCTTGAATCGCCTCGAATTATATGGATCGCTGGGCAGTATTCTGGCAGAAGGAACCATCGGGCAAGGCGAATCGGGACACATGGTCGCTCGGCTCCAATCGGATTCAAGAGACTACGAAGCGGATCAAAGCCGAGATGCCCAAGGCGGTGAAATGCTTGTACGACCCGAGCCTGTTAATATGTACCGCGCAGAAGTGGAAGCATTTTCACAAGCGATTCTGGATAACACGGACATTCCTGTGAGCGGCGAAGATGGACGTCATAGCCAAGTTATACTGAAGGCTTGTTATGAGAGTGCCGTTATCGGACGGCGGATTGACTTGATTTTCTAA
- a CDS encoding DegT/DnrJ/EryC1/StrS family aminotransferase, which yields MSEKLAIHGGSKALTLPLPPWPCLDDNAIDQVTETLRSGKINYWTGKRGMEFEKRYAQWQGSKYAISTSNGTSALHTALGGLNIGPGDEVIVPSYTFIASSFSVVQAGAVPRFADVNREDHCLSVESVEKLITPRTKAIMPVHLYGNVVDMEPLLALAEKHNLYIVEDNAQAFGGSYKGRKTGTLGHVAACSFCQNKTFTTGGEGGMVTTDDEEVAWRCRSFRDHGYDVRERLRLLEMEQKLPYIHTMVGFNYRMTEMQSAIGLAELDRMDNWNMPRRRRNAEILLEALADIPQILYLPVDTDERKNGWYVFPITLDIDKMNCDMTTFLQALGAEGAPCWNVFWPQCHTEGAYRNHQAYGNSGFPFKSKEFTDPESVDYSKVEVPNAVWHQSRTFITFIFPTYEEAHMHGIAEGIKKVIAAYSA from the coding sequence ATGTCTGAAAAACTGGCAATTCACGGCGGATCCAAAGCGCTTACCTTGCCTCTGCCGCCTTGGCCCTGTCTGGACGACAACGCGATCGATCAGGTGACAGAAACCTTGCGTAGCGGGAAAATCAATTACTGGACAGGAAAGCGGGGCATGGAGTTTGAGAAACGCTATGCCCAATGGCAGGGTTCAAAATACGCCATTTCAACCAGCAACGGAACCAGCGCGCTGCATACCGCTCTGGGAGGACTGAATATCGGACCCGGCGATGAAGTTATCGTGCCCAGCTATACCTTTATTGCGAGCTCTTTTTCTGTCGTACAGGCAGGCGCCGTGCCGCGTTTCGCTGATGTCAATCGAGAAGATCATTGTCTATCGGTGGAGAGTGTGGAGAAACTGATTACACCCCGTACCAAAGCCATTATGCCCGTTCACCTTTACGGGAATGTGGTGGATATGGAGCCTTTATTGGCGTTGGCAGAAAAACATAACTTGTACATTGTTGAAGATAATGCCCAAGCCTTTGGCGGTTCTTATAAAGGGCGGAAGACGGGAACCCTCGGTCATGTGGCCGCCTGCAGCTTTTGCCAAAACAAAACCTTCACCACCGGCGGCGAAGGGGGCATGGTCACCACCGACGATGAAGAAGTGGCGTGGCGCTGCCGTAGTTTCCGCGATCACGGCTATGATGTGCGCGAACGGTTGCGCCTCTTAGAGATGGAGCAAAAGTTGCCCTATATCCATACCATGGTCGGATTTAATTATCGTATGACCGAAATGCAATCTGCTATTGGGTTGGCAGAACTGGATCGTATGGACAATTGGAATATGCCGCGCCGCCGGCGCAATGCGGAAATCTTGCTTGAGGCACTCGCCGACATACCCCAAATCTTGTACTTGCCGGTCGACACCGACGAGCGTAAAAACGGATGGTATGTATTTCCGATTACCCTAGATATAGACAAGATGAACTGTGACATGACGACTTTCCTCCAAGCCTTGGGCGCTGAAGGCGCGCCATGCTGGAATGTATTTTGGCCCCAATGCCATACGGAAGGCGCCTATCGGAATCATCAAGCTTACGGCAATTCGGGATTCCCCTTTAAATCCAAAGAATTTACGGATCCCGAGTCGGTTGACTACAGCAAAGTGGAAGTGCCCAATGCGGTCTGGCATCAATCCAGAACCTTTATTACCTTCATTTTTCCAACCTATGAAGAAGCCCACATGCACGGTATCGCTGAGGGTATTAAGAAAGTCATTGCCGCTTATTCCGCCTGA
- a CDS encoding sugar phosphate isomerase/epimerase: METSRRLFLAGSVAAGLLATTGSKAEDTSSPKEKVWRCGLGMNGFMSSSDTFNKTYPIWEVLQFTADTGFDGVELVDGWPMGHYPSADESERIAALRRMHDCYGLQIYSMQTGGSDAHSVNPRARHAWLRQFRKDLRLCKALGGEFIGVWPGGGLEGNPTVDHAIECLALSYREAAQICADEGMYMSFEIEPPFIFNTFEHLQKILAAVDHPACKTNYDPSHFDLMWGSKGKPEEMLEKVGVEHIGHVHLTDTDGTLFGPTSKHLACGDGHCDIAASLKMLWEGNYSGWIMIDAWMIEDAYDAARKGKEAIDAALKRYQG, encoded by the coding sequence ATGGAAACATCAAGACGTTTATTTCTTGCCGGAAGCGTGGCGGCAGGTTTATTGGCAACAACAGGGTCAAAAGCAGAAGACACTTCCTCACCCAAAGAAAAAGTATGGCGCTGCGGCCTCGGTATGAACGGATTTATGTCTTCCTCGGATACTTTCAACAAAACCTATCCCATCTGGGAAGTGCTCCAATTCACAGCCGATACGGGTTTCGACGGTGTTGAGCTGGTTGATGGCTGGCCCATGGGGCACTATCCCTCGGCCGATGAATCCGAGCGTATCGCTGCGTTGCGCCGCATGCACGATTGTTACGGTCTTCAGATCTACAGCATGCAAACCGGCGGTTCCGATGCCCACTCGGTCAATCCGCGGGCCAGGCATGCATGGCTGCGACAATTCCGAAAAGACCTGCGCCTATGCAAAGCGCTGGGCGGTGAATTCATCGGTGTATGGCCGGGCGGTGGACTCGAAGGCAACCCTACTGTGGATCATGCTATTGAATGCCTTGCGCTGAGCTATCGTGAAGCGGCGCAAATCTGTGCCGATGAAGGCATGTATATGTCTTTTGAAATCGAGCCGCCTTTTATCTTCAACACTTTTGAACATTTACAAAAAATCCTGGCCGCCGTGGATCATCCTGCCTGTAAAACGAATTATGATCCAAGCCACTTTGATCTCATGTGGGGCAGTAAAGGTAAGCCTGAGGAGATGCTTGAAAAAGTGGGCGTCGAACATATCGGTCATGTTCATTTGACCGATACCGACGGTACCCTATTCGGCCCCACGTCGAAACATCTGGCATGCGGTGACGGACACTGCGACATTGCAGCATCCCTGAAGATGCTGTGGGAAGGCAATTACTCCGGCTGGATTATGATTGACGCGTGGATGATTGAAGATGCTTATGACGCGGCGCGAAAAGGCAAAGAAGCCATTGACGCCGCGCTGAAACGCTATCAAGGATAA
- a CDS encoding Gfo/Idh/MocA family oxidoreductase — protein sequence MTAKKLGVLIHGAGWVAGEHIRAFKKNPNSEIVAISSRSLESCKKRAEEAGLENLSFYTDYEQALAHEGVDIVSICTPQQLHPENTIAAAEAGKHVVIEKAIANNPKDMRAMSDAVTKAGVKSVVSFVLRWNPMIATLKSLIVDDAIGDIFYTEADYQHDIASWWTGYEEGRTKERGVSAMLVAGCHSLDACRWLASKDPNAAAVPVEVFAWSGGYRKGLEVEYDYFENTWKKAPPLEYDDLEVVLMKFSDGSMGKVTANYGCIMPYAFPLEVFGNRGTIKDNRIWSHKFPGQNDWITIPSIQPVSADVKHHPFQGQMDHFVDCILNDRESHCNLADAVHTHSVIFAALQCYETKEPVKLPLAEIE from the coding sequence ATGACAGCGAAGAAACTCGGCGTCTTAATTCACGGAGCAGGGTGGGTTGCAGGTGAGCATATCAGGGCTTTCAAAAAGAATCCCAACAGCGAGATTGTCGCCATATCAAGCCGCAGCTTGGAAAGCTGCAAGAAGCGGGCGGAAGAGGCAGGGCTGGAAAACCTTAGCTTTTACACCGATTATGAACAGGCTTTGGCCCATGAAGGGGTTGATATCGTTTCCATTTGTACGCCCCAACAGCTCCATCCGGAGAATACCATTGCCGCCGCAGAAGCGGGGAAGCATGTGGTTATTGAAAAAGCCATTGCCAACAATCCCAAAGATATGCGTGCCATGTCTGATGCGGTGACGAAGGCGGGCGTCAAGTCGGTCGTCAGTTTTGTGCTCCGTTGGAATCCCATGATTGCGACCCTGAAATCTTTGATTGTAGATGATGCCATTGGCGATATCTTTTATACGGAAGCCGACTATCAGCATGACATCGCCAGTTGGTGGACGGGCTATGAAGAAGGGCGCACCAAAGAACGAGGTGTCAGCGCCATGTTGGTTGCAGGATGCCATTCTTTAGACGCATGCCGTTGGTTGGCTTCAAAAGATCCGAACGCGGCGGCTGTGCCTGTTGAGGTCTTCGCTTGGTCCGGCGGCTATCGAAAAGGGCTAGAGGTGGAGTACGATTATTTCGAGAATACGTGGAAGAAAGCGCCTCCCCTCGAATACGATGATCTGGAAGTGGTGCTTATGAAGTTCAGTGATGGATCCATGGGGAAAGTGACTGCCAATTATGGATGTATCATGCCCTATGCCTTTCCCTTAGAAGTCTTTGGTAACCGGGGTACCATCAAAGATAATCGTATCTGGTCCCATAAATTTCCCGGACAAAATGATTGGATTACCATTCCAAGTATCCAGCCCGTCAGTGCCGATGTAAAACACCATCCTTTCCAAGGACAAATGGATCACTTTGTCGATTGCATTCTCAACGACCGAGAATCCCATTGTAACTTGGCGGATGCGGTGCATACCCACTCTGTTATTTTTGCAGCACTTCAATGTTATGAAACGAAAGAGCCCGTGAAATTACCCTTAGCGGAAATTGAGTAA
- a CDS encoding NAD-dependent epimerase/dehydratase family protein: protein MKRVLITGVAGFIGSHLAERLIERGDTVIGIDDFNDYYAPAIKRNNVCALMQHESFRLHELDICAVDALRGVFEKEKPKVVVHLAARAGVRPSLRDPILYHQVNVIGGQYILDACRDFNTSHLVFASSSSVYGGSTSIPFQETDPVMRPVSPYAATKRMNELQAWVHHHLYGLRVSMLRFFTVYGPRQRPDMAIHKFTRQILEGRPIPLFGDGSTRRDYTYIDDIIQGVLQCVDKPFDYEIFNLGESKTTTLAELVALIEKHTGKKAIIDRQPMQPGDVEITYADISHARACLGYAPQFSMDEGIARFVRWFKDNA, encoded by the coding sequence ATGAAGCGCGTATTAATAACGGGTGTGGCGGGATTTATCGGTTCTCATCTTGCCGAGCGTTTGATTGAACGAGGCGATACCGTTATCGGTATTGACGACTTTAATGACTATTACGCGCCTGCAATCAAGCGGAATAATGTGTGCGCACTCATGCAGCACGAATCCTTTCGTCTTCACGAGTTGGATATCTGTGCCGTCGACGCGCTGCGCGGAGTTTTCGAAAAAGAAAAGCCTAAAGTGGTGGTCCATCTTGCCGCCCGTGCCGGGGTTCGGCCCTCCTTACGTGATCCCATTTTATATCATCAGGTCAATGTGATTGGCGGTCAGTATATTCTCGATGCCTGCCGCGATTTCAACACATCCCACTTGGTATTCGCTTCCAGCTCCTCCGTATACGGCGGCAGTACAAGCATTCCCTTCCAGGAAACGGATCCTGTCATGCGGCCTGTCAGCCCTTATGCGGCAACGAAGCGCATGAATGAATTGCAAGCTTGGGTGCATCATCATCTCTATGGACTGCGCGTGTCAATGCTGCGTTTTTTCACGGTCTATGGACCGCGGCAGCGGCCCGATATGGCGATCCATAAATTTACCCGTCAGATCTTGGAAGGGCGGCCCATCCCCTTATTCGGGGATGGAAGCACACGCCGGGATTACACCTATATTGATGACATCATCCAAGGCGTTCTGCAATGTGTGGATAAGCCCTTTGACTACGAGATTTTTAATCTAGGCGAAAGCAAGACTACTACCTTAGCGGAGTTGGTTGCCCTTATCGAAAAACATACCGGGAAAAAAGCAATCATCGACCGGCAGCCCATGCAGCCCGGAGACGTGGAGATTACCTATGCAGATATCAGCCACGCCCGGGCATGTTTAGGCTATGCGCCGCAATTCAGTATGGATGAGGGCATCGCCCGCTTTGTACGTTGGTTCAAGGACAATGCCTGA
- a CDS encoding SDR family oxidoreductase codes for MRLKDKVAVITGAGQGMGREASVLFASEGASIVGLDINEKFLQETAALVEKAGGSFCAVVGDVSSEASVKEAIDAGVKGFGKINILYANAGVLWKDRDRSVIETTEENWDIVQAINLKGPFFLTKHGIPALKAAGGGSIILVGSISALAGFELAQDSYTCAKGALISLTKSLAVQFGPDNIRTNIIHPGMIDTPLQAPYLDDEKKQNIASGIPCRRLGMPKDIAYAALYLASDESSFCNGSELVVDGGFYAM; via the coding sequence ATGCGTTTAAAAGACAAAGTTGCTGTGATTACCGGTGCAGGTCAGGGAATGGGTCGTGAAGCGTCTGTGCTCTTTGCTTCAGAAGGGGCGTCTATTGTCGGTTTGGACATCAATGAAAAATTCTTGCAAGAGACCGCGGCGCTCGTCGAAAAAGCAGGTGGTTCCTTTTGCGCGGTTGTAGGCGATGTTTCCAGCGAAGCGTCGGTCAAAGAAGCCATTGACGCGGGTGTCAAAGGTTTTGGAAAGATAAATATTCTTTATGCCAATGCCGGCGTCTTATGGAAAGATCGCGACCGCTCCGTTATTGAGACAACAGAAGAGAATTGGGACATCGTTCAGGCGATCAATCTGAAAGGACCCTTTTTCCTGACGAAGCACGGCATCCCCGCGTTGAAAGCGGCGGGCGGCGGCTCCATTATTCTTGTGGGATCCATTTCCGCGCTGGCAGGCTTTGAGTTGGCCCAGGACTCTTACACTTGTGCGAAGGGCGCGCTCATTTCGCTGACCAAATCCCTTGCCGTACAGTTTGGTCCTGATAATATCCGCACCAACATCATTCATCCCGGCATGATTGATACGCCTTTGCAAGCACCTTACCTTGACGATGAAAAGAAACAAAATATCGCATCCGGCATTCCTTGCCGACGCTTAGGTATGCCCAAAGATATCGCCTATGCAGCCTTGTATTTGGCGTCTGACGAATCTTCCTTCTGCAATGGTTCTGAACTGGTGGTGGACGGCGGCTTTTACGCCATGTGA
- a CDS encoding DUF1858 domain-containing protein, with product MSAEKRFTPDMAVADAIKMHPRAGEVFAAFHLGGCAHCQINTIETIEQVCAAYGIEVNVLLKVLEGLFESEPAPNN from the coding sequence ATGTCAGCAGAAAAACGTTTTACGCCGGATATGGCAGTTGCCGATGCCATTAAAATGCACCCGCGGGCGGGCGAAGTTTTCGCCGCCTTTCACCTGGGTGGATGCGCCCACTGCCAAATCAACACCATCGAGACCATCGAGCAGGTATGCGCCGCCTATGGCATTGAAGTGAACGTTTTATTGAAAGTTTTGGAAGGATTGTTTGAATCCGAACCGGCGCCGAATAACTAA